Proteins from a genomic interval of Rhodothermus marinus:
- a CDS encoding asparagine synthase-related protein, translating to MIRPRYIEDVIDLTDPALNHILNMSVEEARARVRSGDPKAVRAIEGSFALVARDGKTVRLARSMDRPMRYFLAKREDGPALVVAHRIEEIHRWLQSVGFADQFHPSYTRMVPAHYVVTLELIGCPDPAPAYTRFFEIPTETLPPDIPTIGRYYIGALQEEIRRWLLSIPEDEPIGVTFSGGIDSGSVFLVTYHTLLELGMNPGRLKAFTLDLGDGPDRNQAFAFLQQLGLELFWEPVEAGPELIDIREVVRIVEDYKPLDIESAAMHYALARALRRRYPNWKYLLDGEGGDENLRDYPIEHNPELTVYSIINNHLLYHEGWGVDKFKHSITYTGGLSRAYTRTFAINRHFGFEGFSPYTRPNVIEVAEKIPFAELTGYDKERLYRLKGEVVYHGVRAVTGFEMPVFEKRRFQHGALPEARLRELIPPERQLRRMVEDLFVS from the coding sequence ATGATTCGTCCCCGGTACATCGAAGACGTGATCGATCTGACCGATCCGGCGCTGAATCACATTCTGAACATGAGTGTCGAGGAGGCCCGCGCACGTGTGCGCTCGGGCGACCCGAAGGCGGTGCGGGCCATCGAAGGCTCGTTCGCACTGGTGGCCCGCGACGGCAAGACGGTACGCCTGGCCCGCTCGATGGACCGTCCCATGCGCTACTTTCTGGCCAAGCGTGAGGACGGCCCCGCGCTGGTCGTGGCCCATCGCATTGAGGAAATTCACCGCTGGCTGCAATCGGTCGGTTTTGCCGATCAGTTTCATCCGAGCTACACGCGCATGGTGCCCGCCCACTACGTGGTCACGCTGGAACTGATCGGCTGCCCGGATCCGGCGCCTGCCTACACGCGCTTCTTCGAAATCCCCACCGAAACGCTGCCCCCCGACATTCCCACCATCGGACGCTACTACATCGGCGCGCTCCAGGAGGAAATCCGGCGCTGGTTGCTGAGCATTCCCGAAGACGAGCCCATCGGCGTGACGTTTTCGGGCGGTATCGATAGCGGTTCGGTCTTCCTGGTCACCTACCATACGCTGCTGGAGCTGGGCATGAATCCCGGCCGACTCAAGGCCTTCACGCTGGACCTGGGTGACGGCCCCGACCGCAATCAGGCCTTTGCGTTTCTGCAACAACTCGGACTGGAGCTGTTCTGGGAGCCGGTAGAGGCGGGTCCGGAGCTGATTGACATCCGGGAGGTGGTGCGCATCGTCGAAGACTACAAGCCGCTCGACATCGAGTCGGCCGCCATGCACTATGCGCTGGCCCGCGCCCTGCGCCGGCGCTACCCGAACTGGAAGTACCTGCTCGACGGCGAGGGCGGCGACGAAAACCTCCGCGATTATCCCATCGAGCACAATCCGGAGCTGACCGTCTACAGCATCATCAACAATCATCTGCTCTACCACGAGGGCTGGGGCGTGGACAAATTCAAGCACTCGATCACCTACACGGGCGGCCTCAGCCGCGCCTACACGCGCACCTTCGCCATCAACCGGCACTTCGGCTTTGAGGGCTTCAGCCCCTACACGCGCCCGAACGTGATCGAAGTGGCCGAAAAGATTCCCTTTGCCGAGCTGACCGGCTACGACAAGGAAAGGCTCTATCGGCTCAAAGGCGAGGTGGTCTATCACGGCGTCCGAGCCGTCACCGGCTTCGAGATGCCCGTGTTCGAGAAGCGCCGCTTCCAACATGGTGCCCTGCCCGAAGCGCGCCTGCGCGAACTGATTCCGCCCGAGCGCCAGCTCCGGCGCATGGTGGAGGACCTGTTCGTATCATGA
- a CDS encoding radical SAM protein: protein MNELTRWETLSPLARTRLIRRLRPPRAPVDPERPYGFHHEQERAPDGRLERVNVVFLTNRECPWTCTMCDLWRHTTTAPVTADQILRQLDHALERLPEADAVKLYNSGSFFDRLAIPPAAYRGIAERLRGYRRVIVESHPALLGRRTLQFRDLLDGRLEVAIGVECVHPGVLDALNKRLTVADLERAVAWLHEHALLIRAFILLRPPFLPDAAALDWTCRTVQWAVDRDIQTIVLIPTRTGNGIMERLQEAGRFTPPSPEDIEAAAAFLFAQPAPVRLLDTWDLARFYPCPDCARLQQERFERMNRTQTWEAAVRCPNCTAP from the coding sequence ATGAACGAACTGACGCGCTGGGAAACGCTCTCGCCGCTGGCCCGCACGCGGTTGATCCGACGGCTACGGCCGCCCCGAGCCCCGGTCGATCCGGAGCGTCCCTACGGCTTCCACCACGAACAGGAGCGGGCGCCCGACGGCCGCCTGGAGCGCGTCAACGTGGTTTTTCTGACCAACCGGGAATGCCCGTGGACGTGCACCATGTGCGACCTGTGGCGCCACACCACCACGGCGCCGGTCACGGCCGACCAGATCCTGCGCCAGCTCGACCACGCCCTGGAGCGTCTGCCCGAAGCCGACGCCGTCAAGCTCTACAACAGCGGAAGCTTCTTCGATCGACTGGCGATTCCGCCGGCGGCCTACCGGGGCATTGCCGAACGGCTGCGCGGCTATCGGCGCGTGATCGTCGAGTCGCATCCGGCCCTGCTGGGCCGTCGGACGCTCCAGTTCCGGGACCTGCTCGACGGCCGGCTCGAGGTGGCCATCGGTGTCGAGTGCGTTCATCCGGGCGTGCTCGATGCGCTCAACAAACGCCTGACCGTGGCCGACCTGGAGCGCGCCGTGGCCTGGCTGCACGAGCACGCGCTGCTCATCCGGGCGTTCATCCTGCTCCGGCCGCCGTTTCTACCGGACGCAGCCGCCCTCGACTGGACCTGCCGCACCGTGCAATGGGCCGTGGACCGGGACATCCAGACCATCGTGCTCATCCCGACCCGCACGGGCAACGGCATCATGGAGCGGCTCCAGGAGGCCGGACGCTTTACGCCCCCCTCGCCCGAGGACATCGAAGCGGCCGCCGCCTTTCTGTTTGCGCAACCGGCTCCGGTGCGGCTGCTGGATACCTGGGACCTGGCGCGCTTTTATCCGTGCCCGGACTGCGCCCGGCTCCAGCAGGAACGCTTCGAACGCATGAATCGGACGCAGACCTGGGAAGCTGCCGTCCGCTGTCCGAACTGCACCGCGCCATGA
- a CDS encoding NAD(P)/FAD-dependent oxidoreductase, whose protein sequence is MNDRCDVAILGAGFGGALLALLLRRRGLSVALIEKGRPRFAIGESSTPLANLYLEQIAQAFDLPELLPLTKYGRWKAKHPELPVGKKRGFTFFWHRPGRTWTPQLGDHPAYLLVAASPHDAIADTHWYRPAFDAHLTALALRAGVHYLEPAVPVAAEVEASGVRLRLETPGGPYTLDARFVVDATGPAAWLARRLGHRPEPHPYLPERVAIFAHFRNMARADVWLDDRRDRWPYRPDDAAVHHLFEEGWAWVLHFDHGITSAGLSLQADRLPAHDPDTCWRHVLARYPSLRALFARATPLYPLRMVPERPLFFRELAGPGWAMLPSGAGILDPLLSTGNPLTLLGVWRLAELLTRYRAMPPADALQDYRRQTLHELDQTARLLGALWRVLDRPDRFTLLSKLYFAAASFRETRIRLEKETGIPGFLLTDHAGFCRVQDRLLTAIERGQEPDDADVRAALEPFDVAGLCAERDGFYAARAEDVLNACHKIPASPEEVWAGLQRSGFLAAEPA, encoded by the coding sequence ATGAACGACCGCTGCGATGTGGCCATCCTGGGCGCCGGCTTCGGTGGCGCGCTGCTGGCGCTGCTCCTGCGCCGCCGTGGCCTTTCGGTAGCGCTAATTGAAAAAGGTCGCCCGCGCTTTGCCATCGGTGAATCCTCGACGCCGCTGGCGAACCTGTACCTGGAGCAGATCGCGCAGGCATTCGATCTGCCCGAACTGCTACCGCTTACCAAATACGGCCGCTGGAAAGCCAAGCATCCCGAATTGCCGGTGGGCAAAAAGCGTGGCTTCACGTTCTTCTGGCACCGGCCCGGACGCACCTGGACGCCGCAGCTGGGCGACCACCCTGCCTACCTGCTGGTGGCCGCCTCACCACACGACGCCATCGCCGACACGCACTGGTACCGGCCCGCCTTCGACGCCCACCTGACGGCGCTGGCGCTCCGCGCCGGCGTCCATTACCTGGAGCCCGCCGTACCCGTGGCGGCCGAAGTGGAGGCTTCCGGCGTGCGTCTCCGCCTCGAAACACCCGGCGGCCCGTACACGCTGGACGCCCGCTTCGTGGTGGACGCCACCGGTCCGGCCGCCTGGCTGGCCCGGCGCCTGGGCCATCGCCCTGAGCCTCATCCCTACCTTCCGGAGCGCGTGGCCATTTTCGCCCATTTCCGCAACATGGCCCGCGCCGACGTCTGGCTCGACGACCGGCGGGATCGCTGGCCCTATCGGCCCGACGATGCGGCCGTCCACCACCTGTTCGAAGAAGGCTGGGCCTGGGTGCTGCACTTCGACCATGGGATCACCAGCGCCGGCCTTTCGCTCCAGGCCGATCGCCTGCCCGCCCATGATCCCGACACCTGCTGGCGGCACGTGCTCGCCCGCTACCCTTCGCTCCGGGCCCTGTTCGCCCGTGCCACCCCGCTCTATCCACTGCGCATGGTGCCCGAACGGCCGCTGTTTTTTCGAGAGCTGGCCGGGCCGGGCTGGGCCATGCTTCCGAGTGGTGCGGGCATCCTCGATCCGCTGCTTTCCACCGGCAATCCGCTGACATTGCTGGGCGTGTGGCGCCTGGCCGAACTGCTCACCCGATACCGGGCCATGCCACCCGCCGACGCCCTGCAGGACTATCGGCGGCAGACGCTGCACGAACTCGACCAGACGGCCCGTCTGCTGGGCGCGCTATGGCGCGTGCTGGACCGCCCGGACCGATTCACGCTGCTCTCCAAGCTGTATTTCGCGGCGGCCAGCTTCCGCGAAACGCGCATCCGGCTCGAAAAAGAAACCGGCATTCCGGGGTTTCTTCTCACCGACCACGCCGGCTTCTGCCGGGTGCAGGATCGGCTGCTGACGGCCATCGAGCGGGGGCAGGAGCCCGACGATGCCGACGTGCGGGCGGCACTGGAGCCGTTCGACGTGGCCGGCCTCTGCGCGGAACGGGACGGGTTCTACGCGGCACGGGCCGAGGATGTGCTGAACGCCTGCCACAAGATCCCCGCCTCGCCCGAAGAGGTATGGGCCGGTCTGCAGCGAAGCGGATTCCTTGCGGCCGAGCCTGCTTGA
- a CDS encoding UPF0489 family protein, with protein MAVRILDIDLDFFLNKVQFWPGFGRPVDPELRPWSPEAVRNFLENRCGLRRDRPLPGLIVDEHHEIFFDWRRRIQEGLLQPPFEVVHIDAHADLGFGDASVPYVVTELLSLPPAKRAFPRVGGREGLGPGNYLLFAIACRWISRLTYVYHPGRYPDLPERIVQLDARGEGSVQLPWYGPRPPEALQQRWPDEPLAWEPSVPYREVPGPTYRNTEGPFDLLYIARSPAYTPAEADRLLEIFSAYLQSPTVCASVLSGRAA; from the coding sequence ATGGCGGTACGGATTCTGGACATCGACCTGGACTTCTTTCTCAACAAGGTGCAATTCTGGCCCGGTTTCGGGCGACCGGTCGATCCTGAACTGCGGCCCTGGTCGCCCGAAGCGGTGCGCAACTTTCTGGAAAACCGCTGCGGTCTGCGGCGCGACCGGCCGCTGCCGGGATTGATCGTGGACGAGCACCACGAGATCTTTTTCGACTGGCGGCGGCGCATTCAGGAGGGGTTGCTGCAACCGCCTTTCGAGGTGGTGCACATCGACGCGCACGCCGACCTGGGCTTCGGGGATGCAAGCGTGCCCTATGTGGTGACCGAACTGTTGAGTCTGCCGCCGGCCAAACGTGCCTTTCCGCGCGTGGGCGGCCGCGAAGGGCTGGGCCCCGGCAACTATTTGCTCTTTGCCATCGCCTGCCGCTGGATCAGCCGTCTGACCTACGTCTATCATCCGGGGCGCTACCCGGACCTTCCCGAACGCATCGTGCAGCTGGACGCCCGCGGCGAGGGCAGCGTTCAGCTTCCCTGGTATGGCCCGCGTCCCCCCGAAGCGTTGCAGCAGCGCTGGCCAGACGAACCGCTGGCCTGGGAGCCGTCGGTACCCTACCGCGAAGTGCCCGGCCCGACCTATCGCAACACCGAGGGCCCCTTCGACCTGCTCTACATTGCCCGCTCCCCCGCCTACACCCCCGCCGAAGCTGATCGGCTGCTGGAAATCTTCAGCGCGTATCTCCAAAGCCCCACCGTCTGCGCCTCCGTGCTATCAGGTCGGGCAGCCTGA
- a CDS encoding RNA polymerase sigma-70 factor, with protein MPLEPAHSRYRFFRQFFLQYYAELCDFAQRFLQDPDEVEDLVQGAFVRAWEREIDWDDTERARLYLYRSVRNAALNYLAHQKMKRRRLEQFHEQAARWSPSPEQAVQAAELTAAIERALAQLPETRRTIFLLSRYHGLSYREIAEVMGISVKTVETQMGRALRFLSQYLQPLT; from the coding sequence ATGCCGCTGGAGCCTGCACATAGCCGCTATCGGTTCTTTCGCCAGTTTTTCTTGCAGTACTATGCCGAACTGTGTGATTTTGCGCAACGATTTCTGCAGGATCCGGATGAGGTGGAAGATCTGGTACAGGGCGCTTTTGTGCGGGCCTGGGAACGAGAGATCGACTGGGACGACACCGAGCGGGCGCGCCTGTATCTTTATCGATCCGTTCGCAATGCGGCCTTGAATTACCTGGCCCATCAGAAAATGAAACGCCGCCGGTTGGAACAATTCCATGAGCAGGCTGCACGTTGGAGTCCTTCGCCGGAACAGGCCGTTCAGGCCGCAGAACTGACAGCGGCCATTGAACGGGCCCTGGCGCAGCTACCGGAGACACGACGCACCATTTTTCTACTGAGTCGCTATCACGGGCTGTCGTACCGGGAGATCGCAGAGGTGATGGGGATCTCGGTAAAAACCGTTGAGACGCAGATGGGACGTGCGCTCCGGTTTCTCTCGCAGTATCTGCAGCCATTGACCTGA